In Desulfofundulus kuznetsovii DSM 6115, the following are encoded in one genomic region:
- the galT gene encoding galactose-1-phosphate uridylyltransferase, whose translation MPEWRKDPLVKRWVVIATERGKRPCDFKVPQDEKKGGRCPLCPGHEGDTPPEVLAFRERGTSPDAPGWWVRVVPNKFPAVRIEAQTGVRRHGVYEVMDGLGAHEVVVEAPEHEAYLDALDERQLEEVIWAWQQRSLDLRRDTRLKYIQIFKNFGQTAGASLEHTHSQILATPMVPVDIQEEMQGFNHYAWSTGRCILCDVLAQEVSERQRVVVETGKFISFAPFASRFPFEMWIVPREHQHDFASIREEQVGDLARILRNTLLRLRQSLGGPPFNMVLHTAPVNEPDTIHYHWHLEILPRLTIMAGFELGTGFYINPTPPELAAEVLREQEVFCSPPVYAGGEREAVQYV comes from the coding sequence GTGCCCGAATGGAGAAAAGACCCGTTGGTGAAGCGCTGGGTGGTCATTGCCACCGAAAGGGGCAAACGTCCCTGCGACTTCAAGGTGCCGCAAGACGAAAAAAAAGGCGGACGCTGTCCCCTGTGTCCGGGACATGAAGGAGATACACCCCCGGAGGTCCTGGCCTTCCGGGAAAGGGGCACCTCACCGGATGCGCCGGGTTGGTGGGTAAGGGTGGTTCCGAACAAGTTTCCGGCGGTACGCATCGAGGCTCAAACCGGCGTGCGCCGTCATGGGGTCTACGAGGTAATGGATGGCCTGGGTGCCCATGAGGTGGTGGTGGAGGCTCCGGAGCACGAAGCTTACCTGGATGCCCTGGATGAGCGTCAACTGGAGGAAGTTATCTGGGCCTGGCAGCAGCGTTCCCTGGATCTCCGCCGGGATACCCGGCTGAAATATATCCAAATCTTTAAAAACTTTGGCCAGACTGCCGGAGCTTCCCTGGAGCACACCCACTCCCAGATTTTAGCTACGCCCATGGTTCCTGTGGATATACAGGAGGAAATGCAGGGCTTTAACCATTACGCCTGGTCTACGGGACGGTGTATCCTTTGCGATGTACTGGCCCAGGAAGTTTCCGAGCGGCAGCGGGTGGTTGTTGAAACAGGTAAATTCATCAGCTTTGCCCCCTTTGCTTCCCGGTTTCCCTTTGAAATGTGGATTGTACCCCGGGAGCACCAGCATGACTTTGCCAGCATCCGGGAGGAGCAGGTAGGAGACCTGGCCCGGATACTGCGCAACACCCTGTTGCGCTTAAGGCAAAGTTTAGGTGGCCCGCCCTTCAATATGGTCCTGCACACCGCCCCGGTAAATGAGCCGGATACGATTCATTACCACTGGCATCTGGAAATCCTGCCCCGGCTAACCATAATGGCCGGTTTTGAACTGGGTACGGGCTTTTACATTAACCCCACGCCACCGGAACTGGCGGCGGAGGTCCTGCGGGAACAGGAAGTTTTCTGCTCGCCTCCGGTTTATGCCGGGGGAGAAAGGGAGGCAGTACAGTATGTTTGA
- a CDS encoding acyl-CoA dehydrogenase — protein sequence MDFMLTEEQQLLRQTVRDFAENEVAPKAAEMDETEEYDWPLWDKMADMGLTGIPFPEEYGGAGMDNLSYAIAVEELSRVCASTGVLISAHTSLCSWPIYAFGTEEQKRKYLVPLAEGKKIGALGLTEPSAGSDAGSVKLSAVRDGDEYVLNGTKIFITNGGRADVYVVVARTDPDMSKKHRGTTAFIVEKGTPGFTFGKKEHKMGIRASYTYELVFDNCRIPKENMLGKEGEGFKIAMATLDGGRIGIAAQALGIAQGAFEQALAYSKVREQFGRPICANQGIAWMLADMATRIEAARLLVYQAAFLKDNKLPYGKESAMAKLYASEVAMWVTTKAVQIHGGYGYTREYPVERMMRDAKITEIYEGTSEVQRIVIANYLLK from the coding sequence ATGGACTTTATGCTCACGGAAGAACAACAATTACTGCGCCAGACCGTCCGGGACTTTGCCGAGAACGAGGTAGCTCCCAAGGCGGCCGAGATGGATGAAACGGAAGAGTACGACTGGCCCCTTTGGGATAAGATGGCCGATATGGGTTTAACTGGCATTCCCTTTCCCGAAGAGTATGGGGGAGCGGGTATGGACAACCTCAGTTATGCCATTGCGGTGGAGGAATTGAGCCGGGTTTGTGCTTCCACCGGGGTGCTGATCTCGGCCCATACCTCCCTGTGTAGCTGGCCCATCTATGCTTTCGGCACCGAGGAGCAGAAGCGCAAATACCTGGTCCCCCTGGCAGAAGGGAAAAAAATCGGGGCCCTGGGCCTGACCGAGCCCTCTGCGGGTTCCGATGCCGGGTCGGTAAAATTAAGCGCCGTGCGGGACGGGGATGAGTACGTACTCAATGGAACCAAGATTTTTATTACCAATGGTGGGCGGGCGGACGTTTACGTTGTTGTTGCCCGCACGGATCCGGATATGAGCAAGAAACACCGGGGTACAACCGCTTTTATTGTGGAAAAGGGTACACCCGGATTTACCTTTGGCAAGAAGGAGCACAAGATGGGTATCCGGGCCTCCTATACCTACGAACTGGTTTTTGATAATTGCCGTATCCCCAAAGAAAATATGCTGGGCAAAGAGGGTGAAGGCTTTAAAATTGCCATGGCCACTTTGGACGGCGGGCGGATTGGTATTGCCGCTCAGGCCCTGGGGATTGCCCAGGGGGCCTTCGAGCAGGCCCTGGCTTACAGTAAAGTGCGGGAACAATTCGGCCGGCCCATTTGTGCCAATCAGGGCATTGCCTGGATGCTGGCTGATATGGCCACCCGTATTGAAGCCGCCCGCTTGCTGGTTTACCAGGCTGCCTTTTTGAAAGACAACAAGCTGCCCTACGGTAAGGAGTCGGCCATGGCCAAGCTTTATGCCTCGGAAGTGGCCATGTGGGTGACCACCAAGGCGGTGCAGATTCACGGCGGTTACGGTTATACCCGGGAGTACCCCGTTGAGCGCATGATGCGCGATGCCAAGATTACGGAAATTTATGAAGGTACCAGTGAGGTACAGCGCATTGTCATTGCCAACTATCTGCTCAAATAG
- a CDS encoding electron transfer flavoprotein subunit beta/FixA family protein, translated as MKVVVFTKQTFDTEAKITLDARGKINPEGVSLIMNPYDEFAVEEALRIKEKTKGEVTVVSMGGPKAQDVLRQALAMGADRAVLITPELEEMDEYTTATILAKAVSRMEYDLILGGWRAIDDGSAQVAGRVAEILGLPVVNMVIKLEIDGDKVLATREIEGGSEMVEVPLPAVITAQKGLNEPRYPTMKGIMQAKKKPMEKLALSDLGLTAEEVAPKVRALKYFLPSPRAQGKIVPGEPAEAAAALVRLLREEAKVI; from the coding sequence ATGAAGGTAGTAGTATTCACCAAACAAACCTTTGACACGGAAGCCAAAATCACCCTCGACGCCCGGGGCAAAATCAACCCGGAAGGCGTCAGCCTGATCATGAACCCCTACGATGAATTTGCCGTGGAAGAAGCCCTGCGCATCAAGGAAAAAACCAAAGGAGAAGTAACCGTGGTCAGCATGGGCGGGCCGAAGGCCCAGGACGTCCTGCGCCAGGCCCTGGCCATGGGTGCCGACCGGGCGGTGCTCATCACCCCCGAACTGGAAGAAATGGACGAATATACCACGGCCACCATCCTGGCCAAGGCCGTATCCCGCATGGAATACGACCTCATTCTGGGCGGCTGGCGGGCCATTGACGACGGCTCCGCCCAGGTGGCCGGGCGGGTGGCGGAAATCCTGGGACTGCCGGTGGTCAACATGGTCATCAAGCTGGAAATAGACGGCGACAAGGTTCTGGCCACCCGGGAAATTGAAGGGGGCAGCGAAATGGTGGAAGTGCCCCTGCCCGCGGTGATCACCGCCCAGAAAGGGTTGAACGAACCCCGCTATCCCACCATGAAGGGCATCATGCAGGCCAAAAAGAAGCCCATGGAAAAACTCGCTCTGAGCGACCTGGGACTTACCGCGGAAGAAGTAGCGCCCAAAGTGCGCGCCCTCAAATACTTCCTGCCCTCCCCCAGGGCACAAGGAAAGATCGTACCCGGAGAACCGGCGGAAGCTGCCGCCGCCCTGGTGCGGCTTCTGCGGGAAGAAGCAAAGGTCATCTAA
- a CDS encoding sigma-54 interaction domain-containing protein: MRHHSPKLSHFTADHIVGLSPQMLDLKETLLKVAPRNSNVLITGESGTGKELFARALHAASLRRAGPFVKINCAAIPDTLVESELFGYEEGAFTGCRKGGQVGKLELAHRGTVFLDEVAELSCAMQAKLLRFLQEREIQKLGSRRTIFVDVRIVAATNVNLEQMVKYKKFREDLFYRLNVINLHIPPLRERKEDIPLLVDAFIQKFNLSFRAGVNGVAPEVMTAFLHYPWPGNVRELENCLERAFNLVDEEKVIQPHHLPAHLYALAGENRLPGEKGFPGQVTAAFRQGKTLAQIMEQIEKTVVLQALAESKGNKAKAAQLLGISRPGLYKKLIKYNLM, from the coding sequence GTGAGACATCACTCCCCGAAACTCTCCCATTTTACGGCGGATCATATTGTCGGCCTGAGCCCCCAAATGCTTGACCTCAAGGAAACCCTGCTCAAGGTAGCTCCCCGCAATTCCAACGTACTCATTACCGGTGAGAGCGGTACCGGGAAGGAACTTTTTGCCCGGGCACTGCACGCGGCCAGTTTGCGGCGGGCAGGACCCTTTGTGAAAATAAATTGTGCGGCTATTCCCGATACCCTTGTAGAGTCGGAGCTATTTGGTTATGAAGAAGGAGCGTTTACAGGCTGCCGTAAGGGGGGACAGGTTGGCAAACTGGAACTGGCTCACCGGGGTACGGTCTTTTTAGATGAAGTGGCTGAACTTTCCTGTGCCATGCAAGCCAAACTTTTGCGTTTCCTGCAGGAACGCGAGATCCAGAAACTGGGCAGCAGGCGAACTATCTTCGTTGATGTCCGGATAGTGGCAGCCACCAATGTTAACCTGGAACAAATGGTTAAATATAAAAAGTTCCGGGAAGACCTTTTTTATCGTTTAAACGTGATTAATTTACACATTCCCCCCTTAAGGGAACGCAAGGAAGATATCCCCTTGCTGGTTGATGCATTTATACAAAAGTTTAATCTCTCCTTCAGGGCCGGGGTAAACGGAGTGGCCCCGGAAGTAATGACCGCCTTTCTGCATTATCCCTGGCCGGGAAATGTGCGTGAACTGGAGAACTGTTTGGAGCGGGCCTTTAACCTGGTGGATGAGGAGAAGGTTATTCAACCGCACCATTTGCCCGCCCACCTGTATGCTTTGGCAGGGGAAAACCGGTTGCCCGGTGAAAAAGGGTTTCCTGGCCAGGTGACGGCAGCATTCAGGCAGGGGAAAACCCTGGCCCAAATTATGGAACAGATAGAAAAAACCGTTGTTCTGCAGGCCCTGGCCGAGAGTAAAGGAAACAAGGCCAAAGCCGCCCAGTTGCTGGGGATATCCCGCCCGGGCCTGTATAAAAAATTAATTAAATACAATTTAATGTAA
- the acs gene encoding acetate--CoA ligase has translation MVEVKPEELKMIKESKLYYPDPEKVKKSVLGSVDAFNALLRKSWEDPESFWADVASELYWIKPWEKVMGGKMPYFKFFVGGITNPCYNLIDRHLEQGADNKLALIWEGEDYQTKFYTYRMLYSEVCKFANVLKGFGLQKGDRVAIFLPNLAETVIAVLACYRLGVLFNTVFSGFSVRALRDRLINYEPQVIVTADGGYRRGREVPLKSKVDEAIEGMESIQAVVVVKRTGSGINMKEGRDYWWHELMAGAHLECPPEPMEANEPGLVFYTSGTTGKPKGIVHSSVAFVVNNYVYAKFHMDHHPNDMFWCTADIGWLTMHIWGIAGALSNGVTTIFYEGALDYPRPDRFYQIIDKYRVNKLFTAPTAIRMLMRYGESWMESYDISCLDVLSLVGEPFNPEAWHWAFEKLGQKRMYINNTWGQTETAGCPLAGAAWVTPMKPGSCGIQFLGAQLDVVDEDGKPVPPETPGNLIITRPIPMMVRTLWREPERHIREYFSQVEGCYFTNDAAIKDRDGHFWVTGRIDDVFNVAGHRLSTMEMESAIIECEGVAEAAVIGVPDPIKGLIPVAFVTLRQGYEAGPEMEQAIKDKVVENIGKIAIPGTIYFTPVMPKTPSGKIMRRLLKEIVVGGEIKGDITGLEDIGTVEQVKAIVAAKKARG, from the coding sequence ATGGTAGAAGTAAAACCCGAAGAGTTAAAAATGATTAAGGAGAGCAAACTTTACTATCCGGATCCCGAAAAAGTAAAAAAGTCAGTTCTGGGCAGTGTGGACGCCTTTAATGCCTTGCTTCGCAAATCATGGGAGGATCCGGAAAGTTTTTGGGCCGATGTAGCCAGTGAGCTTTACTGGATTAAACCCTGGGAAAAAGTCATGGGAGGTAAAATGCCTTATTTTAAATTTTTCGTGGGGGGTATAACCAACCCCTGCTACAACCTCATCGACCGGCATCTGGAGCAGGGTGCCGATAACAAGCTGGCCCTGATCTGGGAGGGGGAAGACTATCAGACCAAATTTTATACTTACCGGATGCTTTATAGCGAAGTGTGCAAATTTGCCAATGTTTTAAAGGGTTTTGGTTTGCAAAAAGGGGATCGGGTGGCCATTTTCCTGCCCAACCTGGCCGAAACGGTAATAGCCGTATTGGCCTGCTACCGCCTGGGGGTGCTGTTTAATACCGTTTTCTCCGGTTTTTCCGTGCGTGCCCTGCGGGACCGGTTGATTAACTATGAACCCCAGGTAATTGTCACCGCCGACGGTGGTTACCGTCGCGGCCGGGAAGTTCCTTTAAAGTCCAAGGTGGACGAAGCAATCGAGGGTATGGAAAGCATCCAGGCCGTGGTGGTGGTCAAACGCACAGGTTCCGGGATTAACATGAAAGAAGGACGGGACTACTGGTGGCATGAATTAATGGCCGGGGCCCACCTGGAATGTCCGCCGGAGCCCATGGAGGCCAATGAACCGGGACTGGTGTTTTACACCAGCGGTACCACCGGCAAACCTAAAGGTATAGTGCATTCAAGCGTGGCCTTCGTGGTAAACAATTATGTTTACGCTAAGTTCCACATGGACCATCACCCCAACGATATGTTCTGGTGTACGGCCGACATCGGCTGGCTGACCATGCATATCTGGGGGATTGCGGGCGCCCTGTCCAACGGGGTGACTACCATATTTTACGAGGGGGCCCTGGATTACCCGCGCCCCGACCGGTTCTACCAGATCATTGACAAGTACCGGGTGAATAAACTATTTACCGCACCCACCGCCATCCGCATGCTCATGCGGTACGGGGAAAGCTGGATGGAATCTTACGATATTTCATGCCTGGATGTTCTCTCCCTGGTGGGGGAACCGTTTAACCCGGAAGCCTGGCACTGGGCCTTTGAAAAGCTGGGCCAAAAGCGCATGTACATCAATAACACCTGGGGTCAGACGGAAACCGCCGGTTGCCCCCTGGCCGGAGCAGCCTGGGTAACCCCCATGAAACCCGGTTCGTGTGGCATCCAGTTTCTGGGCGCCCAGCTGGATGTGGTGGATGAGGATGGCAAACCCGTTCCCCCTGAAACGCCCGGCAACCTCATCATCACCCGCCCCATCCCCATGATGGTTCGGACCCTTTGGAGAGAGCCAGAAAGGCATATCCGGGAGTACTTCAGCCAGGTGGAAGGCTGTTATTTTACCAATGATGCCGCCATCAAGGATAGGGACGGACACTTCTGGGTTACCGGCCGGATTGACGACGTCTTTAACGTGGCCGGTCACCGCCTTTCCACCATGGAGATGGAGAGTGCCATTATTGAGTGTGAGGGGGTGGCCGAAGCGGCGGTGATTGGTGTTCCAGATCCTATTAAAGGATTAATCCCCGTAGCCTTTGTCACCCTCCGGCAGGGTTATGAAGCCGGTCCTGAAATGGAACAGGCCATTAAAGACAAGGTGGTTGAAAACATTGGTAAAATTGCCATTCCCGGTACCATTTACTTTACCCCGGTAATGCCCAAAACCCCCAGCGGCAAGATCATGCGCCGGCTACTCAAGGAAATTGTCGTCGGGGGGGAAATAAAGGGAGATATCACCGGTCTTGAAGATATTGGCACTGTGGAGCAGGTAAAGGCCATAGTGGCAGCCAAAAAGGCACGGGGGTAA
- the glgA gene encoding glycogen synthase GlgA produces the protein MFDRPLKILLVSSEVVPFAKTGGLADVAGSLPKALATVGNDNLGNDVRVAMPHYKGIEKATYRMDFPVFFNSRAETAIIRESTIEAYYQGEHRIIPVYLVDNHHYFYRDGMYMFPDEAERFTFFCRAVLEMLPRLNWQPDIIHCNDWQTGPIPFFLKVRYAQDPFYSRVATVFTIHNLQYQGNFPKETLKLLGVGEEYFTPELLEFYGTVSYMKMGILYADVISTVSKTYAAEIQRPELGERMDGLLRKRSPDLYGIVNGINYHEFNPKTDPRIHRNYDQNSIENKKENKYALQKEMNLPVRDVPVLGMISRLVDQKGLDLIARIADRLLSHDLQFVVLGSGDRRYEDMFRDIHNRYPEKAAVYIGFNAILAQRIYAGADMFLMPSRFEPCGLGQLIAMRYGTIPIVRATGGLADTVHDFNPSTGSGNGFVFSEYEGDALYHAIQRALSLYTEHPHEWKMLIKRAMELDFSWARSAVEYLQLYQEALSRHLARAKTA, from the coding sequence ATGTTTGATCGGCCGCTGAAAATTTTGCTTGTCTCATCCGAAGTGGTTCCCTTTGCCAAGACGGGGGGGCTGGCTGATGTAGCCGGTTCCCTGCCCAAGGCTCTGGCTACCGTGGGCAATGACAATCTCGGGAACGATGTGCGGGTGGCCATGCCCCATTACAAGGGGATCGAAAAGGCCACCTACCGCATGGATTTTCCAGTGTTTTTCAACAGTCGGGCTGAGACGGCCATCATCCGGGAGAGTACCATCGAGGCCTATTACCAGGGGGAGCACCGCATCATTCCAGTGTACCTGGTGGATAATCACCATTACTTCTACCGCGACGGCATGTACATGTTCCCCGACGAGGCCGAACGTTTTACCTTCTTCTGCCGTGCGGTGCTGGAAATGTTGCCGCGCCTCAACTGGCAGCCGGATATCATCCACTGCAACGACTGGCAGACCGGACCCATCCCCTTTTTCCTGAAAGTTCGCTACGCGCAGGATCCGTTTTACAGCCGTGTGGCAACGGTTTTTACCATCCACAACCTGCAATATCAGGGCAACTTCCCCAAGGAGACGCTAAAGCTTTTGGGGGTGGGGGAGGAGTATTTTACTCCCGAATTGCTTGAGTTTTACGGCACGGTCAGTTACATGAAAATGGGTATATTGTATGCCGATGTCATTAGCACGGTCAGTAAAACTTATGCAGCCGAGATCCAGCGACCGGAGTTGGGTGAGCGGATGGACGGTCTGCTGCGTAAACGTTCCCCCGATCTGTACGGGATAGTTAATGGCATTAATTACCATGAATTTAACCCCAAAACCGATCCCCGTATTCACCGGAACTATGACCAGAACAGCATTGAAAATAAAAAGGAAAACAAATACGCCCTGCAAAAAGAAATGAATCTGCCTGTAAGGGATGTACCGGTGCTGGGGATGATCTCGCGCCTGGTGGATCAAAAAGGGCTCGACCTAATTGCCCGGATTGCCGACCGGTTGCTTTCCCATGATTTGCAATTTGTGGTTCTGGGTAGCGGTGACCGGCGCTATGAAGATATGTTCAGGGACATCCACAATCGTTACCCCGAAAAAGCTGCTGTCTACATCGGTTTTAACGCCATTCTGGCCCAGCGCATTTATGCCGGCGCCGACATGTTCTTAATGCCCTCCCGCTTTGAGCCCTGCGGCCTGGGGCAATTGATTGCCATGCGTTACGGGACCATTCCCATTGTCCGGGCTACCGGCGGGCTGGCCGATACGGTTCACGATTTTAATCCGTCTACAGGTTCCGGAAATGGTTTCGTTTTTTCCGAATATGAAGGAGATGCCCTGTACCACGCCATCCAGCGGGCCCTCTCCCTGTACACGGAGCATCCGCACGAGTGGAAAATGCTGATAAAAAGGGCTATGGAGCTTGACTTTTCCTGGGCCCGTTCCGCAGTGGAATATCTACAACTCTACCAGGAGGCTTTGAGCCGGCATCTGGCCAGGGCGAAAACCGCCTGA
- a CDS encoding acyl-CoA dehydrogenase, producing the protein MDFDLTRDQQLIREVVRDFAQKEILPRAKEIDRSGQFPLDIIKKLARMDLMGLPFPEEYGGAGGDYVSYCLALEEITRACASTGLTYEAHISLGCMPIYLFGTAEQKQKYLVPLCRGECLGAFGLTEPNAGSDAGGTQTTAVLRGDEWVINGSKCFITNASYARFVTITAVTDRTRGKNGISAFIVPTDASGLTIKAGYEKLGMSGSNTTELFFDDVRIPKENLLGQLNQGFKQFLQVLDGGRIAIGAMAVGIAQACLDAALNYARQRIQFGQSISKFQAVSFKLADMATNIEVARNMYLKAAWLKDQGRPYTKEAAMIKVFASEMATRAALDAIQIHGGYGYMKEFPVERHLRDAKLLEIGEGTSEIQRLVIARTLGC; encoded by the coding sequence ATGGATTTCGACCTCACCAGGGATCAGCAGCTGATCCGGGAGGTAGTGCGGGATTTTGCGCAAAAAGAAATACTTCCCAGGGCAAAAGAGATTGACCGGAGCGGACAGTTCCCCCTGGATATAATAAAAAAGCTTGCCCGGATGGATCTCATGGGGCTGCCCTTTCCCGAGGAATACGGAGGTGCCGGGGGGGACTATGTCAGTTACTGCCTGGCCTTAGAAGAGATCACCCGGGCCTGTGCTTCGACCGGTCTTACCTATGAGGCGCACATTTCCCTTGGCTGCATGCCTATTTATCTCTTTGGTACCGCGGAACAGAAGCAGAAATACCTGGTTCCTTTGTGCCGGGGAGAATGTCTAGGGGCCTTTGGGCTTACCGAGCCCAATGCAGGTTCGGATGCCGGCGGGACCCAGACCACGGCGGTACTTCGGGGAGATGAATGGGTGATCAATGGCTCCAAATGTTTTATTACCAATGCCAGCTATGCCCGCTTTGTTACCATTACGGCTGTTACCGACCGCACGAGAGGGAAAAATGGTATCAGTGCCTTTATTGTACCCACCGATGCTTCCGGTTTAACTATTAAAGCCGGTTATGAAAAGCTGGGCATGTCCGGGTCCAATACCACGGAACTGTTTTTTGACGATGTGAGGATACCCAAAGAAAATCTTTTGGGCCAGCTAAACCAGGGTTTCAAGCAGTTTTTGCAGGTGCTTGACGGCGGGCGCATTGCCATTGGGGCCATGGCGGTAGGTATTGCCCAGGCCTGTTTGGATGCCGCCCTGAACTATGCCCGGCAAAGAATCCAGTTTGGGCAAAGCATCTCCAAATTTCAGGCTGTCTCCTTTAAACTGGCCGATATGGCCACCAACATTGAAGTAGCACGGAATATGTACTTGAAAGCTGCCTGGCTGAAGGATCAGGGCCGGCCTTACACCAAGGAAGCGGCCATGATCAAGGTTTTTGCTTCTGAAATGGCCACCCGGGCCGCCCTGGACGCCATTCAAATTCACGGTGGCTACGGCTATATGAAGGAGTTTCCGGTTGAACGCCACCTGCGGGATGCCAAGCTGTTGGAGATTGGGGAAGGCACCTCGGAGATCCAGCGTTTGGTCATTGCACGGACCCTGGGGTGTTGA
- a CDS encoding AMP-binding protein yields the protein MVDYDKTYAEFKWEKPEYFNFARDVIDKWARDPNKLAMLWVDDEGKEVRKTFLDFSRASKRAANVLREQGVKQGDVVVVILPRLIEWWEINLACLRLGAVISPGTTQLTAKDIKYRLETAEAVCVITDNDNAPKVDEVVGECPTVKSRIIVGEPRQGWLDYREAVARASDDFTTVSTRSDDDAILYFTSGTTGYPKMTVHTHASYPIGHIVTGRYWLDLRPDDLHWNLSDTGWAKAAWSSFYGPWNMGAAIFVHHTSRFSPKKTLQLLQKYPITTLCGAPTNYRMIVLEDLSQYKFPALRHCVGAGEPLNPEVIEIWKEATGLIIRDGYGQTETVLLCGSFPCIEPRFGSMGKPSPGFDVQVIDEEGNILPPNTEGDVAVRVKPERPVGLFKEYWKNPEKTASVYRGDWYITGDRAYRDDDGYFWFVGRADDVILAAGYRIGPFEVESALLEHPAVAESAVVSSPDEIRGEVVKAFVVLAPGYQPSDELVKELQEHVKKITAPYKYPRKVEFVESLPKTISGKIRRVELREREWAGKRR from the coding sequence ATGGTGGATTATGATAAAACCTATGCGGAATTTAAATGGGAAAAACCGGAGTATTTTAACTTTGCCCGGGATGTCATTGATAAGTGGGCTCGGGACCCTAACAAGCTGGCCATGCTTTGGGTCGACGATGAGGGCAAAGAGGTGCGTAAAACTTTTCTTGACTTTTCCAGGGCTTCCAAACGGGCGGCCAACGTCCTCCGGGAACAGGGGGTAAAACAGGGCGATGTGGTGGTGGTCATCCTTCCCCGTTTGATCGAGTGGTGGGAGATCAACCTGGCCTGCCTGCGCCTGGGTGCGGTAATCAGCCCCGGTACCACCCAGCTTACCGCCAAGGACATCAAGTACCGTCTGGAGACGGCGGAAGCGGTTTGTGTCATCACCGACAACGATAATGCTCCCAAGGTGGACGAGGTTGTTGGGGAATGCCCCACGGTAAAGTCCCGCATTATCGTTGGCGAGCCCCGCCAGGGCTGGCTGGATTACAGGGAAGCCGTGGCCAGGGCCAGCGACGACTTTACCACGGTAAGTACCAGGAGTGATGACGACGCCATTTTGTACTTCACCTCGGGAACTACGGGCTATCCAAAGATGACGGTGCATACCCACGCCAGTTACCCCATTGGGCATATTGTTACCGGAAGATACTGGCTGGACCTGCGCCCGGATGACCTGCACTGGAATTTAAGCGATACGGGTTGGGCCAAGGCGGCCTGGAGCAGCTTCTATGGTCCCTGGAATATGGGAGCGGCCATATTTGTCCACCATACTTCCCGTTTTAGTCCCAAGAAAACCCTGCAGCTACTGCAGAAATATCCCATCACCACTCTATGCGGGGCGCCGACCAACTACCGGATGATTGTGCTGGAAGATTTGAGCCAGTACAAATTCCCAGCCCTGCGCCACTGTGTGGGTGCCGGCGAACCCCTGAACCCGGAAGTCATTGAAATCTGGAAAGAAGCCACCGGCTTGATCATCCGTGATGGTTACGGCCAGACCGAAACGGTATTGCTGTGCGGCAGCTTCCCCTGCATTGAGCCCCGTTTCGGCTCCATGGGTAAACCTTCCCCCGGCTTTGACGTCCAGGTTATTGACGAAGAAGGCAATATCCTGCCGCCCAACACTGAAGGGGATGTTGCCGTAAGGGTAAAACCCGAACGTCCGGTGGGGCTTTTCAAGGAGTACTGGAAGAATCCCGAAAAGACGGCCAGCGTATACCGTGGTGACTGGTACATTACCGGTGACCGGGCATACAGAGACGATGATGGCTATTTCTGGTTTGTGGGTCGCGCCGATGACGTAATCCTGGCCGCGGGTTACCGCATCGGTCCCTTTGAAGTGGAAAGCGCCTTGTTGGAACACCCGGCGGTTGCCGAATCGGCCGTGGTATCCAGTCCAGACGAGATTCGAGGCGAGGTAGTGAAGGCCTTTGTGGTGCTGGCACCGGGTTACCAGCCCTCCGATGAACTGGTAAAAGAACTGCAGGAGCATGTAAAGAAGATTACCGCACCCTATAAGTACCCGCGGAAGGTTGAATTTGTGGAATCATTGCCTAAAACCATAAGCGGTAAAATTCGGCGGGTGGAGCTGCGGGAACGGGAGTGGGCCGGTAAGCGCAGGTAG